TAAAACCTCATAATTGTCAATTATCCATTGTCCATTACCCTCACCGCCTCCACAAATTGAGAAACCCTAGTGGGGTCAATAGTTTCTTGAATATTACCATGACGTTTTAAAGAACTAGCCACAATTACCCCATCAGCGCCCGTCATCAACTCAGCAATATTATCCACATCAGCACCACTACCAATCAAAACAGGCGTACCTCTAACAGCCTGTTGTGCCGACTTTAAATCATCTAAACTAGGAGGTAAGCCCGTTGCACCGCCAGAAATAATCACCCCATCCGCCAACCCCCTTTCTACCGTATCTTGAACCGCCGTTACCAAATCAGCCCCCACTCCGAGGGGATAAGCGTGTTTAACCAACACATCCGCAAAAATTGCCACATCCTGCCCCAATTCACGCTTATATCGCTGTAACTGTTGAGCCTGACCTTCAATAATACCTTGATCCGTCACCATAGCGCCCGTATAGACATTAACCCGAATAAACTTAGCCCCCACACAAGAAGCGATAGCCATCCCCGTCATACCATCATTACGGAGAACATTTAAACCAATTGGTAACATCACTAAATTCATAATCCGATCTACAATCAAAGTCATGGCACTAATAACAGCTGGATCAACTTGATTTTTAGCAAAAGGAGCATCAAAAAAATTTTCCACAATAATACCATCAACTCCCCCAGCTGCTAAAGCAGTTGCTTCCTGTTCAGCCCTTTCCATAACGCCGTGTAAATCGCCATTCCAACGAGCCGAAGTGGGTAAGGGCAATAAATGTACTACCCCAATAATGGGATTTTTCTTGCCAAAGATTGTTTCAGTTATCATAAAAGTTGAGATAAAATTTCCTCTGTGAGGAACTGTAATATAGTTTTTTTATTTTCTTCGCAAGTTATCATTTTAATGGTGCATGGCAAAAGTGCCAAATTAATTAAGCGCAATTGACAATGGATAATTGATAATTGATAATTGATAATTATGAGGTTGATCATTTCACTGTCGTATCCATTATTTTGTTTTCTTAAACAATGAGGATTTTGCAGGGTGAAACAGGCATCTTGCTTGTGTTTCTGAAGATGTCTAATGCTCTTTTAAAAACTCAGCTACTTGATGAAATTGATTATATTCTGCCAAACTTTCTGCCGTATGCCCTTGATTATTACGATGATCAATGTTAATACCTTTTACTTCAACTAATAATTTAACACCTTCTAAATGTCCTCGGTGAGCAGACCACATCAAAGCGGTGCCTCCCCCTTTATCTACTAAATTTACATCAGCACCATATTGTAATAAACAACGAATCATATCCAGATTATTTTGATCGCACATTTTCATTAAAACTGTTTTACCATCAGCCAAACGAGCGTTAGGATTAGCGCCCTCCTTCAAAAGAATATAGATAATATCAAGATAATTATTAACAGTGGCGATACTTAAAGGCGTTTCTTGGTGATTACTATGATTAGGATTGGCACCATATTTCAATAATTCTGCCACAATTTCTCCATGCCCTTGTAAACAAGCAATGAATAAAGGAGTATCCTTTTGTCGATTAATTACATTCACCAGCGCCCCTCTTTTTAGTAATAACTTAACTAAATGAAAATGTCCCTCCAAACAAGCTAAATGAAGTGCAGTTTCCCCATCAATATCCTGTAAATTAACATCTGCACCCTTATCCAACAACATCGTGACAATTTTTATATTGCCTTGCCCACAAGCATTCATTAAGGGGGTAAAATCATCTCGATTACCTCGATTAACGTCAATATCTTGATTTAATAAAGTTTTAACCAAAGAAGTATTATTGTAGTCAATGGCAGTATTTAAAGCGCCCTCCCCCGTATAAAAATCAGCCCCCTTCTTAACTAAAAATGACACAATAGAAGCATGATTAGCCTTGATAGCGAGGTATAAAGGATTATCACCATCCAAATCTTGGTGATTAATAGAAGCACCAGCATCAACTAACATTGCCACTATTTCCCCATAACCTCGATAAGAGGCAATCATTAACGGTGAAGTATCATCATTATTAGTTAAATTAACATCAGCACCATATCTAATGAGCAACCGACATATATGGTTGAGGTGAAGGGCGCTGGCATAAAGCAAAGGTGACATTAAATGAGGATGATTACGAAAATTAACATCAGCACCCGACTTTAACAACAACTCCACCATCGAGAAATTTTTGCGCCACACT
The nucleotide sequence above comes from Cyanobacterium sp. T60_A2020_053. Encoded proteins:
- a CDS encoding ankyrin repeat domain-containing protein, whose protein sequence is MNILATIHQAVKENNLVLVQSLLLKDCNVNVVDDRHNIPLIYAVWRKNFSMVELLLKSGADVNFRNHPHLMSPLLYASALHLNHICRLLIRYGADVNLTNNDDTSPLMIASYRGYGEIVAMLVDAGASINHQDLDGDNPLYLAIKANHASIVSFLVKKGADFYTGEGALNTAIDYNNTSLVKTLLNQDIDVNRGNRDDFTPLMNACGQGNIKIVTMLLDKGADVNLQDIDGETALHLACLEGHFHLVKLLLKRGALVNVINRQKDTPLFIACLQGHGEIVAELLKYGANPNHSNHQETPLSIATVNNYLDIIYILLKEGANPNARLADGKTVLMKMCDQNNLDMIRCLLQYGADVNLVDKGGGTALMWSAHRGHLEGVKLLVEVKGINIDHRNNQGHTAESLAEYNQFHQVAEFLKEH
- a CDS encoding BtpA/SgcQ family protein; the encoded protein is MITETIFGKKNPIIGVVHLLPLPTSARWNGDLHGVMERAEQEATALAAGGVDGIIVENFFDAPFAKNQVDPAVISAMTLIVDRIMNLVMLPIGLNVLRNDGMTGMAIASCVGAKFIRVNVYTGAMVTDQGIIEGQAQQLQRYKRELGQDVAIFADVLVKHAYPLGVGADLVTAVQDTVERGLADGVIISGGATGLPPSLDDLKSAQQAVRGTPVLIGSGADVDNIAELMTGADGVIVASSLKRHGNIQETIDPTRVSQFVEAVRVMDNG